GCCTTCGGCATCCTGTTCAATTCCGGCGAGGTCTGCTCGGCCAATTCCCGCCTTCTCGTGCACCGCTCGGTGCAGGAGGAGTTTACCGAGAAGCTGATCGCCGCGACCGCGGCATGGCCGCTCGGCGATCCGCTCGACGCCGCCACCCGCATGGGACCGCTGGTGGAAAAGAGCCATGCCGACCGCGTCGCCTCCTATATCGACATCGGCCGCAAGGAAGCGCGTCTCGCCCACGGTGGCGCGCGCGAGACGCGCGACGGCTCGGACTGCTACATCCAGCCGACCATCTTCAACGAGGTCGCGCCGGACGCCCGCATCGCGCGGGAGGAAATCTTCGGCCCCGTGCTCGCCATCACGCCCTTCGACAGCGACGAAGAGGCGCTGCGCATCGCCAATGACAGCGAATACGGCCTCGCCGCCTCCGTCTGGACGAAGGACCTGTCGCGCGCGCTCTCGGTCTCCGACCGGCTGAACGCCGGCACCGTCTCCGTCAACACGGTCGATGCGCTGTCGGCCATGACGCCCTTCGGCGGGGTCAAGCAGTCCGGTTTCGGCCGCGACCTCTCCATCCACAGCTTCGACAAATATTGCTCTCTCAAGACCGTGTGGGTGAAATACTAGGCCCGCCCGTACGCTCCGGGTTTCGCGCCGGTCTCCGCCTGCGGTTGTTTCCGCGTTGAGATCGGCGCAAGCGCCTTCATAATTGACTGAAATCAAAAGATATTTTCCAAGCCTCTGAAGAGCCTGACATGGATCCGGGGAACGTTACGGCAACGCGAGAGGTCTCGATTAGCCTGAACCTAATCCATGCTTCCGGAACGCATCATTTACCGAAAGCCCTTCGCCCAATCCAATAGCCTCACAAACCCCGAGGATTGCCATGCGCGACGCCAAATACGATATCCTGTTCGAGCCCCTCGCGATCGGCCCGCACGTCGCAAAGAACCGGTTCTACCAGGTGCCGCATTGCAACGGCGGCGGCTATCGTGACCCGTCCGCGGCCGCGGCGATGCGCGGCATCAAGTCGGAAGGCGGCTGGGGCGTCATCTTCACCGAACAGACCGAGATGCACCACACCTCGGAGATCACGCCCTTCATCGAGCTGCGCCTGTGGGAGGACAAGGACATTCCCGGCCTTCGCCGCATGTCAGACGCCATGAAGGTGCACGGCGCACTCGCCGGCATCCAGCTCGCCTATTCCGGCATCAACGGCCCGAACTTCTACACCAAGGAAGTACCCCTCGCCCCCTCGGCGCTGCCGATCCGCACCTTCACCAACGACCCGGTGCAGGCTCGCGCGCTTGACAAGTCCGAGATCAAAGACCTGCGCCGCTGGTTCGTCAATGCGGCGAAGCGTTCCAAGCTGGCCGGCTTCGACCTCATCTGTCTTTACGGCGCGCACGGCTTCGGCATCTTCCAGCACTTCCTGTCGCGCGCCACCAACCAGCGCACGGACGAATATGGCGGAAGCCTCGAAAACCGCTCGCGCTTCGCCCGCGAGGTCGTTGCCGATATCCGCGATGCTGTCGGCGACACGACGGCGATCACCATGCGCGTCAGCCTCGACGAGACGATCGGCGAACTCGGCTTCTCCAATGCCGAGGTGCGCGAATTCGTCGAGATGAACGCCGACCTGCCCGACCTCTGGGACCTCGCGCACGGCGCCTGGGAGGACTGTTCCGGCCCCTCGCGCTTCAAGGAGGAAGGCGCGCAGGAGCTGCTGGTCAGGGGCATCCGGGAACTCTCCTCGAAGCCCGTCGTCGGCGTCGGCCGCTTCACCTCGCCTGATGTGATGGCGCGCATGATCCGCCAGGGCGTGCTCGATTTCATCGGCTGCGCCCGCCCTTCCATCGCCGATCCCTTCCTGCCGAGGAAGATCGAGGAAGGCCGCATCGAGGACATCCGCGAATGCATTGGCTGCAACATGTGCATCACCGGCGACATGACCATGTCGATCAGCCGCTGCACGCAGAACCCGACCTTCATGGAGGAATGGCGCAAGGGCTGGCACCCCGAGCGCATGAACGAGAAGGGCGAGAGCCAGACGGTGCTCGTCGTCGGCGCCGGCCCCGCCGGCCTCGAAGCCACCCGCGCCCTCTCGCTGCGCGGCTATGACGTGACGCTGGCCGAGGCCACCACCACGCTCGGCGGCCGCGTCGCCCGCGAACGGCTGCTGCCCGGCCTTTCGGCCTGGGGCCGCGTCGTCGATTACCGCCAGTACCAGATTTCCCAGCGCACCAATGTCGAGACCTATTTCGACAGCCGCCTGACGGCCGAGGATGTGCTGGGCTTCGGCTTCGAGCATGTCGCCATCGCCACCGGCGCGCACTGGCGGCGCGACGGCGTCGCGCGCCAGCATGTCGTGCCGATGCCGATCGACCCCGCCATGACCCTCTGGACGCCCGACGACGTCATGGCGAAGGTCCATCCGGAAAACCTTACCGGCAAGACCGTCGTCGTCTATGACGACGACCACTATTACATGGGCGGCGTGATGGCCGAGGTGATGGCCAAGGCCGGGGCGAACGTCATCCTCGTCACGCCCTCGGCCTACGTTTCCGACTGGACGCGCAACACGCTGGAACAGGGCGCGATCCATGTGCGCCTCGACGATCTCGGCGTCGACATCCGCCTCAACCGCGGCGTCACCGCCATCCGCGCGGACGAGGTCGAGACCAACTGCACCTATACCGGCCGCAAGGCCGCCATCGGCTGCGACGCGGTCGTCATGGTCGCCTCGCGCCTTGCCGAGGACGCGCTCTACAACGACCTCCTCGCCCGGCAGGCGGACTGGGCGGATGCCGGCATCAGAACGGTCAAGATCATCGGCGACGCCAGCGCCCCGGCCCCCATCGCCTGGGCGACCTATGCGGGCCATCGCTACGCGCGGGAACTGGACACGCCCGATATCGGCGACGCCCTGCCCTTCCGCCGCGAAGTCACCCAGCTCGAACCGGCGTGAGGAACGACGCATGACTGAGCCCAAGGCCATCGAAGTGAAGTCGGTTTCCAAAAGCTTCGGGGCCTATCAGGCACTGAAATCGGTCAGCTTCGACATCGGCAGCAACGAGTTCTTCACGATGCTCGGCCCTTCCGGCTGCGGCAAGACCACGCTGCTGCGCATGCTCGCCGGCTTCGAAAGCCCGGATGCAGGCTCGATCCTCTTGAACGGCAAGGAAGTGGTCGCCATTCCGCCGCACAAGCGGCGGGTCAACACGGTTTTCCAGAGCTATGCGCTCTTCCCGCATATGACGCTGGAGCAGAACGTCGCCTACGGCCTCGAGAACCTCGGCTGGGAGCAGGGCCGCATCAAGACGCGTGTCGGCGAGATGCTCGAGCGCGTTCATATGGGACCGATGGCAAGGCGCAAGCCCGCCCAGCTCTCGGGCGGCCAGCGCCAGCGCATCGCCCTTGCCCGCGCGCTCGCGCCCGAGCCGGAAGTGCTGCTGCTCGACGAACCGCTGTCCGCCCTCGACCTGAAGCTGCGACAGGCAATGCGCGACGAGCTGCGCACGCTCCAGCGCGACACCGGCATCACCTTCGTCTTCGTTACGCACGATCAGGAAGAAGCACTCGACATGTCCGACCGTATCGCCGTGCTCGGCGGCGGCGAGGTGCAGCAGATCGGAACGCCGGCGGAGATCTACGAGGAGCCGGTGAACCGCTTCGTCGCCGATTTCGTGGGCGAGACGAATTTCCTCGACGTCGAGGTGCTGGAAGCCTCCGGCGGCGAGGCGACCATCCGCACGCCCTTCGGCCTTTCCATCACCGTGCCGGCGACCGGCCCGACCGCCAAGGGCCGCGCGACGCTCTCCGTGCGCCCGGAAAAGATCAATCTCGGCAATCAGGCAGAAGGCATCACCTTCGAGGGCCGCATCACCAACAAGAACTACATGGGCGGCTACACCCATTACACGCTCGACGTCGCAGGCACGGAGCTGCGCGCCTCGCGCCGCAACGCCTCCCGCGAGGGCGATACGATCCCACTCGGCGCGACGGTCCCCGTCGGCTTCGTCGCGGGTTCCGCGCGGGTGCTGGCGGCATGACGGACAGCGCCCTCCATATCCCCGCCGAAACGGTGCGCGCGCCCCGCGCCCGTTTCTGGCATGATCTTTCCTTCTGGGGCCTGCTGCCCTCGCGCCTGCTGATGGGCTTCGCGCTGATCCTGCCGATCTTCATCATCGCCGCCGTCTCCGTGGCGACACGCGGCGCCTATGGCGGCTTCACCTGGGATTTCAACCTCGCCGGCTACAGCCAGATCCTCTTCAACGAGGGCTGGACCGGGGAGCTGGAATTCACCCCGCAATACCTCCTGATCATCGGCCGCACCTTCCTGCTTGCCGGCGCTACAACGCTGATCTGCCTCCTCTTCGCCGTGCCGGTCGCCTATTTCATCTCGCGCCAGCCGCCGGGCCGCAAGGCGGCACTCGTCTATCTCGTGACGCTGCCCTTCTGGGTCTCGATGATCCTGCGCGTCTATGCCTGGATGATCATTCTCGGCAAGGACGGCACCTTGCCGAAATTGCTGGAAACGCTCGGCTTTCCCGCCGGCATGAGCTTCATGTTCAACGACGGCGCGACGCTGACCGCCATGGTCTATACCGCCATGCCCCTGATGGTGCTGCCGGTCTTCGCCTCCATCGAGAAGCTGGACGGCACCCTGATCGAGGCCTCGCACGACCTTTACGGCGATCGCTGGGTGACGCTGCGCCGGGTGATCCTGCCGCTGACGGCGCCGGGCCTCACAGCCGGCGCCATCCTCGTCTTCGTCCCCTCGCTCGGCGCGGTGCTGGAGCCGACCCTGATGGGCGGCGGCAAGCAGATGATGATGGGCTCGCTCATCCAGCTCCAGTTCGGCGGCGGCCGCAACTGGCCCTTCGGCGCGGCCATCGCCATGGCGCTGATGGCTCTCGTCATGGTCTTCCTGATCTTCACGGCGCTGCGCGCCGCCCAGCGGGAGGCGACGCCATGAGCATCCGCCACGACGTCAAGCGCTATCCGGGCCTTGCCCCGCTCACCGTCTTCTTCTTCCTTTATCTCTATGCGCCGCTCGCGGTCATCGTCGTCTATTCCTTCAACGCCAACCGTGTGGCAGGCGTGTGGACCGGCTTTTCGCTGAAATGGTACGGCTCGGCGCTCAACAATGCCGCGCTGATGAACGCGCTGGAGACCTCGCTGACGGTCGCGGCCATCGCCACCGTCGTCTCCACCCTCGTCGCGCTTTCCGCCGCGCTCGCCATCATCCGCGGCAAGAACCTGCGCTTCCGCAAGCTCTCCGAGACCATCGTCAACCTGCCGCTGCTGCTGCCGGAAATCGTGCTGGCCGTCGCGACGCTCCTTCTCTTCTCGCTGCTCGATATCCAGAACGGCATGCTGCGGCTCACCATCGCCCATTCCGCCTTCTGCACGCCCTTCGCCTTCCTGCCGATCCGCGCCCGCCTGCAGGGCATGTCGCTGGATTTCGAAGAGGCGAGCGCCGACCTCTATGCCGACCGCTGGACGACCTTCCGCCGCGTGACGCTGCCGCTGATCTTCCCCGGTGTCTTCTCCGGCGCGATGCTCGCCTTCCTCATCTCGATGGACGACTTCATCACCTCGAACCTGCTTTCGACCGGCGGCTCGACGACGCTGCCCGTCTACATCTTCTCGCTGATCCGAGCCGGCACCTCGCCAGAGCTGAACGCCATCGCGACGCTGCTGATCCTGGCCTCGCTGGTCCTTGCCACCGTCGCGCTTCTCGTTGCCGCGCGCGGCGCCCGCGAAAATGCAGAACCATAATCACAGAACGATAATCAAAGAGAGGAACATAAAATGAAGAAATACCTTGCCGCCACCGCCCTCGCCCTCTGCTTCGCCACGAGCGCGCAGGCCGCCGGCGAACTCAACATCTACGCCTGGGCCGAATCCATCTCGCCGGACCTCATCGCGAAATTCTCCAAGGAGAACGACGTGAAGGTGAATGTCGACAGCTTCACCTCCAACGAAGATCTTTTGACCAAGCTGCAGGCCGGCTCCTCCGGCTACGACATCGCCACCCCCTCGCAGCACTTCCTGCGCGTGATGATCGACCAGGGCATCATCGAGAATTTCGGGGCCAACAAACTGAAGGCCTATGAGAACATCGAGGAGAAATGGCGTAACCAGTGGTGGGACGAGAAGCAGGAATACTCTATCCCGCTCGCCTACGGCACCGCCGGCTTCGTGGTGAACACGGACCAGTACAAAGGCCCGACCGACAGCTTCAAGTATTTCTTCGAGCCGGCGGAAGAGCTGAAGGGCAAGATTGCCCTCCTCTCCTATCCCGACGAGGTGATCGGCGCGGCTCAGCTCTATCTCGGCGTCCCCTTCTGCTCGGAAGACCAGGCGGAGATGAAGAAGGTGCTGGACCTGCTGATGGCGCAGAAGCCGTTCGTCGCCGTCTACTCCTCCGACAATATCGCAAGCCGCCTCGCCTCCGGCGAGGTCTCGGTGCATTTCTGGTGGGACGGCGACTCCCTTCGCGCCCGCAAGGCCGGCTCGCCGGTCCAGCTCGCCATGACCAAGGAAGGCCTCGTCGGCTGGATGGACAGCTACGTCATCCCGAAGGGTGCGCCGAACCAGGAGAACGCGGTGAAGTTCATCGAGTTCATGTCGACGCAGGAGAACGCCACGGAGCAGATGAACTTCTACTCCCATTCCTCGCCGATGAAGGTCATCCAGGACAAGGTCGTCAACACGCGGGAAACGGCGCCCGAACTCTATCCGGACGTGCCGATCACCTTCTCGCGCACCTGCTCGGCCGCCGCGCAGGACCTGGTGACGCGCGTCTGGACCCAGCTTCTCCAGTAATCCCGCCTTCGCGCCGCGGGCAACCGCGGCGCTTTCCCATACCCTCAAGGAGACTTCCATGCCTGTGCACACCCGCATCCGCCCCTTCAACACGAAGGAAACCTATCCCGAGCAAAAGCTGAACAACGATCTCTGCCAGGCCGTGGTAGCGCGTGGGGCGACGGTGTTCGTGCGCGGGCAGATCGCGCAGGATCTCGACACGCGCGAGAGCCTGCATATCGGCGATGCCGGCGCGCAGGCCCGCAAGGCGATGGAGAACATCAAGATGCTGCTGGAGGAGGCCGGCTCCGACCTCAGCCATATCTGCCGCGTCGTCGTCTATCTCATCGATATCCGCTACCGCGAGGCCGTCTATACCGAGATGGGCAAGTACCTTCAGGGCGTCTTCCCGGTTTCGACCGGCCTCGTCGTCTCCGCCCTCGCCCGGCCGGAATGGCTGGTCGAGATCGAGGCGACCGCCGTCATTCCCGACGAAGCCTGAAGGAGGCCGGCATGACCTTTTCCGTCTCCGGCCGCTGCCCCGACACCGGCATGTTCGGCGTCGCCGTCTCCTCCTCCTCGCCGAGCGTGGCGGCGCGCTGCGCCCATGCGCGCGCCGGCATCGGCGCGGTCTCGACGCAGAACGTCACCGACCCCCGCCTCGGCCCGAAGGGGCTGGACCTGATGGCCGGCGGCCTTTCGGCGGAAGCGGCGCTGGAGCGGCTGGTCGCAGAGGCCCCGCATATCGAATACCGCCAGCTCGCCCTCGTCGATTCGGCAGGGCGAACGGCTGCCTATTCCGGCGAAAAAACCCTCGGCACCCATGCGACGGCGTGCGGCAAGAACGTCGTTG
This DNA window, taken from Shinella zoogloeoides, encodes the following:
- a CDS encoding FAD-dependent oxidoreductase encodes the protein MRDAKYDILFEPLAIGPHVAKNRFYQVPHCNGGGYRDPSAAAAMRGIKSEGGWGVIFTEQTEMHHTSEITPFIELRLWEDKDIPGLRRMSDAMKVHGALAGIQLAYSGINGPNFYTKEVPLAPSALPIRTFTNDPVQARALDKSEIKDLRRWFVNAAKRSKLAGFDLICLYGAHGFGIFQHFLSRATNQRTDEYGGSLENRSRFAREVVADIRDAVGDTTAITMRVSLDETIGELGFSNAEVREFVEMNADLPDLWDLAHGAWEDCSGPSRFKEEGAQELLVRGIRELSSKPVVGVGRFTSPDVMARMIRQGVLDFIGCARPSIADPFLPRKIEEGRIEDIRECIGCNMCITGDMTMSISRCTQNPTFMEEWRKGWHPERMNEKGESQTVLVVGAGPAGLEATRALSLRGYDVTLAEATTTLGGRVARERLLPGLSAWGRVVDYRQYQISQRTNVETYFDSRLTAEDVLGFGFEHVAIATGAHWRRDGVARQHVVPMPIDPAMTLWTPDDVMAKVHPENLTGKTVVVYDDDHYYMGGVMAEVMAKAGANVILVTPSAYVSDWTRNTLEQGAIHVRLDDLGVDIRLNRGVTAIRADEVETNCTYTGRKAAIGCDAVVMVASRLAEDALYNDLLARQADWADAGIRTVKIIGDASAPAPIAWATYAGHRYARELDTPDIGDALPFRREVTQLEPA
- a CDS encoding RidA family protein — protein: MPVHTRIRPFNTKETYPEQKLNNDLCQAVVARGATVFVRGQIAQDLDTRESLHIGDAGAQARKAMENIKMLLEEAGSDLSHICRVVVYLIDIRYREAVYTEMGKYLQGVFPVSTGLVVSALARPEWLVEIEATAVIPDEA
- a CDS encoding ABC transporter ATP-binding protein; this encodes MTEPKAIEVKSVSKSFGAYQALKSVSFDIGSNEFFTMLGPSGCGKTTLLRMLAGFESPDAGSILLNGKEVVAIPPHKRRVNTVFQSYALFPHMTLEQNVAYGLENLGWEQGRIKTRVGEMLERVHMGPMARRKPAQLSGGQRQRIALARALAPEPEVLLLDEPLSALDLKLRQAMRDELRTLQRDTGITFVFVTHDQEEALDMSDRIAVLGGGEVQQIGTPAEIYEEPVNRFVADFVGETNFLDVEVLEASGGEATIRTPFGLSITVPATGPTAKGRATLSVRPEKINLGNQAEGITFEGRITNKNYMGGYTHYTLDVAGTELRASRRNASREGDTIPLGATVPVGFVAGSARVLAA
- a CDS encoding ABC transporter permease gives rise to the protein MSIRHDVKRYPGLAPLTVFFFLYLYAPLAVIVVYSFNANRVAGVWTGFSLKWYGSALNNAALMNALETSLTVAAIATVVSTLVALSAALAIIRGKNLRFRKLSETIVNLPLLLPEIVLAVATLLLFSLLDIQNGMLRLTIAHSAFCTPFAFLPIRARLQGMSLDFEEASADLYADRWTTFRRVTLPLIFPGVFSGAMLAFLISMDDFITSNLLSTGGSTTLPVYIFSLIRAGTSPELNAIATLLILASLVLATVALLVAARGARENAEP
- a CDS encoding DUF1028 domain-containing protein, with the protein product MTFSVSGRCPDTGMFGVAVSSSSPSVAARCAHARAGIGAVSTQNVTDPRLGPKGLDLMAGGLSAEAALERLVAEAPHIEYRQLALVDSAGRTAAYSGEKTLGTHATACGKNVVAAGNMLTSTEIPQKMVEAFEAAAGKHLGDRLIAAMRAALVAGGEEGPVHSMGLVMVDKVSWNVADLRIDWTDGDPIEECAALWERWRGEMDAYVTRALNPSGAPSYGVPGDL
- a CDS encoding ABC transporter permease, with translation MTDSALHIPAETVRAPRARFWHDLSFWGLLPSRLLMGFALILPIFIIAAVSVATRGAYGGFTWDFNLAGYSQILFNEGWTGELEFTPQYLLIIGRTFLLAGATTLICLLFAVPVAYFISRQPPGRKAALVYLVTLPFWVSMILRVYAWMIILGKDGTLPKLLETLGFPAGMSFMFNDGATLTAMVYTAMPLMVLPVFASIEKLDGTLIEASHDLYGDRWVTLRRVILPLTAPGLTAGAILVFVPSLGAVLEPTLMGGGKQMMMGSLIQLQFGGGRNWPFGAAIAMALMALVMVFLIFTALRAAQREATP
- a CDS encoding extracellular solute-binding protein, with the protein product MKKYLAATALALCFATSAQAAGELNIYAWAESISPDLIAKFSKENDVKVNVDSFTSNEDLLTKLQAGSSGYDIATPSQHFLRVMIDQGIIENFGANKLKAYENIEEKWRNQWWDEKQEYSIPLAYGTAGFVVNTDQYKGPTDSFKYFFEPAEELKGKIALLSYPDEVIGAAQLYLGVPFCSEDQAEMKKVLDLLMAQKPFVAVYSSDNIASRLASGEVSVHFWWDGDSLRARKAGSPVQLAMTKEGLVGWMDSYVIPKGAPNQENAVKFIEFMSTQENATEQMNFYSHSSPMKVIQDKVVNTRETAPELYPDVPITFSRTCSAAAQDLVTRVWTQLLQ